From the Myripristis murdjan chromosome 14, fMyrMur1.1, whole genome shotgun sequence genome, one window contains:
- the c2cd2 gene encoding C2 domain-containing protein 2 isoform X1 translates to MSDLESSSSYFGVEDPQWLCMVTLFIASLVTLILYFVQYFQQGCVGNVQRPAEDNAAKEEADALLGWALSLKNWKSQWRGVWCRALNDESRKSGGPVLLAFEEDGLQASELVVNQVSSFQKSAGHKTTSCKVVGEELRFSVNAAPTNSSTAEPCKYIVRIAPLELQLNLQMQEADGEVKVSWAVSHLETWDLQLTPSFTQDNAKGCSVTVVKEKLKQLLCAVHPCLLLSCRPAQATEVKEARNKMMMSPPKPPRAHDWKLLVKNLRVTLNQEDGAAGSMNPLCVLKLDDPPQRFSTSVLKNTTRPAWDQPFIFELNGLSKELNIQLLNDGQPQECSLLGQVSVPFDLVKKQPKGQQTFALMTKDLVTGSLTTEFTYLEPSEVRSWHPPTPAPTKKVEMDRTVMPCGTVVTTITAVKSKPGRPLPLGLNIDSSQKAAANKPKLSERRVSEQASMLGATVSKALSSSDTELLMLNGTDPVAEAAIRQLHQSAKQKLKSPVKKSTIIISGIAKTPLSQDDELAMMADYAAAMDASMSEGSSTQDVTTAIATGASSPPEASDPQEGPSGIGRPPEDWESHTGEELDHASLSMCVSEASCKKSKGSFLQKSAKLFFRRRHQRKDPGMSQSHNDLVYLEPPTAVDRASRTATLSRMLNRKLLPKHKSKANGSTSIGEPHA, encoded by the exons ATGTCTGACTTGGAAAGTTCCAGTTCGTATTTTGGCGTGGAGGACCCGCAGTGGCTTTGCATGGTCACACTCTTCATCGCATCCCTTGTCACTCTGATACTGTATTTCGTACAGTATTTTCAACAAGGATGTGTGGGAAATGTGCAGAGACCAGCTGAGGACAATGCGGCTAAGGAGGAAGCGGACGCTCTGCTGGGATGGGCGCTGTCACTGAAAAACTGGAAAAGTCAATGGAGAGGAGTTTGGTGCAGAGCTTTGAATGACGAATCAAGGAAGTCTGGG GGTCCTGTTCTGCTGGCATTTGAAGAGGATGGTCTTCAGGCATCTGAGCTGGTGGTCAACCAAGTGTCCAGCTTCCAGAAGTCTGCTGGGCACAAG ACCACGTCCTGCAAGGTGGTTGGGGAAGAGCTTCGATTCTCCGTCAACGCAGCACCAACAAACTCATCCACAGCAGAACCATGTAAATACATAGTGAGGATAGCTCCACTGGAGTTGCAG CTTAACCTGCAGATGCAAGAAGCAGATGGTGAGGTCAAGGTGAGCTGGGCCGTCTCTCACCTGGAGACCTGGGACCTGCAGCTCACCCCCAGCTTTACCCAG gACAACGCCAAAGGCTGCAGTGTGACAGTGGTaaaggagaagctgaagcagctgTTGTGTGCGGTGCATCCCTGTCTTTTGCTGAGCTGCAGGCCCGCTCAGGCCACAGAGGTCAAG GAAGCCCgcaacaaaatgatgatgtcCCCTCCAAAACCCCCCCGTGCTCACGACTGGAAGCTGCTGGTGAAGAACTTACGAGTGACGCTCAATCAGGAGGATGGTGCTGCAG gCAGCATGAATCCCCTGTGTGTGCTGAAGCTGGATGACCCGCCTCAGAGGTTTTCCACTTCCGTCCTGAAGAACACAACCAGGCCTGCCTGGGACCAGCCCTTTATTTT TGAGTTGAATGGACTATCAAAAGAGCTCAATATTCAGCTGCTGAATGACGGGCAACCTCAAGAGT GTTCCTTACTAGGTCAGGTGTCTGTGCCTTTTGATCTCGTAAAGAAGCAGCCCAAAGGACAACAAACATTTGCACTCATGACCAAAGACCTTGTGACTGGGTCACTGACTACTGAG TTTACCTACCTGGAGCCCAGTGAGGTGAGGTCCTGgcacccacccacccctgcCCCCACTAAGAAGGTGGAGATGGATCGTACAGTCATGCCCTGTGGCACAGTGGTCACCACGATCACTGCGGTGAAGAGCAAGCCAGGTCGACCGCTCCCCCTTGGACTCAACATAG ATTCTTCCCAGAAGGCTGCAGCCAACAAGCCCAAGCTGTCAGAGCGGCGTGTTTCAGAGCAGGCATCCATGCTGGGGGCCACAGTCAGCAAGGCTTTGTCCTCCTCCGACACCGAGCTGCTAATGCTCAATGGCACCGACCCCGTGGCCGAGGCCGCCATCCGACAGCTTCACCAGTCTGCTAAGCAAAAGCTAAAGTCACCAGTGAAAAAAAGCACCATCATCATATCGGGCATAGCCAAG ACCCCTTTGTCTCAGGATGATGAGCTCGCTATGATGGCTGACTACGCTGCAGCAATGGACGCATCCATGTCAGAGGGCAGCTCCACTCAGGATGTGACCACAGCGATTGCAACGGGGGCCAGTAGCCCACCAGAGGCATCGGACCCCCAGGAAGGCCCCAGTGGAATTGGCCGGCCCCCTGAGGACTGGGAGAGCCACACAGGAGAGGAGCTGGACCATGCCTCtttatctatgtgtgtgtctgaggccaGCTGCAAGAAGAGCAAAG gcagcttcctccagaagaGTGCCAAGCTGTTCTTCCGGCGGCGGCACCAGCGCAAGGACCCGGGGATGAGCCAGTCCCACAACGACCTGGTTTACCTGGAGCCTCCGACAGCAGTGGACCGGGCCAGCCGGACAGCCACACTCAGCCGGATGCTCAACCGCAAGCTTCTGCCCAAGCATAAGAGCAAAGCTAACGGCTCTACCTCCATTGGGGAGCCACATGCGTGA
- the c2cd2 gene encoding C2 domain-containing protein 2 isoform X2 — protein sequence MSDLESSSSYFGVEDPQWLCMVTLFIASLVTLILYFVQYFQQGCVGNVQRPAEDNAAKEEADALLGWALSLKNWKSQWRGVWCRALNDESRKSGGPVLLAFEEDGLQASELVVNQVSSFQKSAGHKTTSCKVVGEELRFSVNAAPTNSSTAEPCKYIVRIAPLELQLNLQMQEADGEVKVSWAVSHLETWDLQLTPSFTQDNAKGCSVTVVKEKLKQLLCAVHPCLLLSCRPAQATEVKEARNKMMMSPPKPPRAHDWKLLVKNLRVTLNQEDGAAGSMNPLCVLKLDDPPQRFSTSVLKNTTRPAWDQPFIFELNGLSKELNIQLLNDGQPQECSLLGQVSVPFDLVKKQPKGQQTFALMTKDLVTGSLTTEFTYLEPSEVRSWHPPTPAPTKKVEMDRTVMPCGTVVTTITAVKSKPGRPLPLGLNIDSSQKAAANKPKLSERRVSEQASMLGATVSKALSSSDTELLMLNGTDPVAEAAIRQLHQSAKQKLKSPVKKSTIIISGIAKTPLSQDDELAMMADYAAAMDASMSEGSSTQDVTTAIATGASSPPEASDPQEGPSGIGRPPEDWESHTGEELDHASLSMCVSEASCKKSKEEISAKQTLCPDEQLPPEECQAVLPAAAPAQGPGDEPVPQRPGLPGASDSSGPGQPDSHTQPDAQPQASAQA from the exons ATGTCTGACTTGGAAAGTTCCAGTTCGTATTTTGGCGTGGAGGACCCGCAGTGGCTTTGCATGGTCACACTCTTCATCGCATCCCTTGTCACTCTGATACTGTATTTCGTACAGTATTTTCAACAAGGATGTGTGGGAAATGTGCAGAGACCAGCTGAGGACAATGCGGCTAAGGAGGAAGCGGACGCTCTGCTGGGATGGGCGCTGTCACTGAAAAACTGGAAAAGTCAATGGAGAGGAGTTTGGTGCAGAGCTTTGAATGACGAATCAAGGAAGTCTGGG GGTCCTGTTCTGCTGGCATTTGAAGAGGATGGTCTTCAGGCATCTGAGCTGGTGGTCAACCAAGTGTCCAGCTTCCAGAAGTCTGCTGGGCACAAG ACCACGTCCTGCAAGGTGGTTGGGGAAGAGCTTCGATTCTCCGTCAACGCAGCACCAACAAACTCATCCACAGCAGAACCATGTAAATACATAGTGAGGATAGCTCCACTGGAGTTGCAG CTTAACCTGCAGATGCAAGAAGCAGATGGTGAGGTCAAGGTGAGCTGGGCCGTCTCTCACCTGGAGACCTGGGACCTGCAGCTCACCCCCAGCTTTACCCAG gACAACGCCAAAGGCTGCAGTGTGACAGTGGTaaaggagaagctgaagcagctgTTGTGTGCGGTGCATCCCTGTCTTTTGCTGAGCTGCAGGCCCGCTCAGGCCACAGAGGTCAAG GAAGCCCgcaacaaaatgatgatgtcCCCTCCAAAACCCCCCCGTGCTCACGACTGGAAGCTGCTGGTGAAGAACTTACGAGTGACGCTCAATCAGGAGGATGGTGCTGCAG gCAGCATGAATCCCCTGTGTGTGCTGAAGCTGGATGACCCGCCTCAGAGGTTTTCCACTTCCGTCCTGAAGAACACAACCAGGCCTGCCTGGGACCAGCCCTTTATTTT TGAGTTGAATGGACTATCAAAAGAGCTCAATATTCAGCTGCTGAATGACGGGCAACCTCAAGAGT GTTCCTTACTAGGTCAGGTGTCTGTGCCTTTTGATCTCGTAAAGAAGCAGCCCAAAGGACAACAAACATTTGCACTCATGACCAAAGACCTTGTGACTGGGTCACTGACTACTGAG TTTACCTACCTGGAGCCCAGTGAGGTGAGGTCCTGgcacccacccacccctgcCCCCACTAAGAAGGTGGAGATGGATCGTACAGTCATGCCCTGTGGCACAGTGGTCACCACGATCACTGCGGTGAAGAGCAAGCCAGGTCGACCGCTCCCCCTTGGACTCAACATAG ATTCTTCCCAGAAGGCTGCAGCCAACAAGCCCAAGCTGTCAGAGCGGCGTGTTTCAGAGCAGGCATCCATGCTGGGGGCCACAGTCAGCAAGGCTTTGTCCTCCTCCGACACCGAGCTGCTAATGCTCAATGGCACCGACCCCGTGGCCGAGGCCGCCATCCGACAGCTTCACCAGTCTGCTAAGCAAAAGCTAAAGTCACCAGTGAAAAAAAGCACCATCATCATATCGGGCATAGCCAAG ACCCCTTTGTCTCAGGATGATGAGCTCGCTATGATGGCTGACTACGCTGCAGCAATGGACGCATCCATGTCAGAGGGCAGCTCCACTCAGGATGTGACCACAGCGATTGCAACGGGGGCCAGTAGCCCACCAGAGGCATCGGACCCCCAGGAAGGCCCCAGTGGAATTGGCCGGCCCCCTGAGGACTGGGAGAGCCACACAGGAGAGGAGCTGGACCATGCCTCtttatctatgtgtgtgtctgaggccaGCTGCAAGAAGAGCAAAG AAGAAATCAGTGCTAAGCAGACATTATGTCCGGATGA gcagcttcctccagaagaGTGCCAAGCTGTTCTTCCGGCGGCGGCACCAGCGCAAGGACCCGGGGATGAGCCAGTCCCACAACGACCTGGTTTACCTGGAGCCTCCGACAGCAGTGGACCGGGCCAGCCGGACAGCCACACTCAGCCGGATGCTCAACCGCAAGCTTCTGCCCAAGCATAA
- the atg101 gene encoding autophagy-related protein 101: protein MNCRSEVLELTVEARQVDEAMLALLHTILLHRSTGKFHYKKEGTYSIGTVGTQDIDCDFIDFTFVRVSSDELDRVIRKAVSEFKDALNNSGSDGMGQISLEFYQKKKSRWPFSDECIPWEVWSIKVNVVNLANEQERQICREKVGEKLGEKVINVVEVINRHEYLPKMPTQSEVDNVFDTSLKDVQPYLYKITYQITDSLGTSVSTTMRRLIKDTLAL from the exons ATGAATTGTCGCTCGGAAGTTCTTGAACTGACAGTGGAGGCGAGGCAGGTCGACGAAGCCATGTTGGCCCTGCTGCACACTATCCTCCTGCATCGCAGCACCGGGAAATTTCACTACAAGAAGGAGGGCACGTACTCCATTGGCACCGTGGGCACACAGGACATCGACTGCGACTTCATCGACTTCACTTTTGTCAGGGTGTCCTCAGACGAGCTGGACAGAGTAATCAGGAAAGCTGTGTCTGAGTTTAAG GATGCTCTGAACAACTCCGGCAGTGATGGCATGGGGCAGATCTCCCTGGAGTTCTACCAGAAGAAGAAGTCCCGCTGGCCCTTTTCAGATGAGTGCATCCCCTGGGAGGTGTGGAGCATCAAGGTCAACGTTGTTAACCTGGCCAACGAGCAGGAGAGGCAGATCTGCAGGGAGAAAGTGGGCGAGAAGCTGGGCGAGAAAGTGATCAACGTCGTGGAGGTGATAAACCGCCACGAGTACCTGCCAAAGATGCCCACCCAGTCAGAAGTGGACAATGTTTTTGACACAAGTCTCAAAGATGTGCAGCCCTACCTTTACAAAATCACATACCAGATCACTGATTCACTGGGCACCTCTGTAAGCACCACCATGAGAAGGTTAATTAAAGACACCCTGGCACTGTGA